GAGAGATTAGAGAATATTGTTTGGTGTGGAGTTTTGAAAAAACAAATTCCATGTGAGAAATCATTTTAAAGCTATAAACAAAGACTTTACATATTTGACATATGCTTACTTCCAAACAATACCTTATTGACCAAATAAGCTCAAAACTGGGTTTTTGTTTcacttaaattatataataataataataataataatttgtgatttaaaaaaaaataaaactgaagATTAAAATTAGATTGCAGAAATTGAAGTTTGTACGGGTGAGTTTGAACTGGACAAATCAAGAAGAAGAACAGCACATGTTATAAGAAAACTTAAAAGCAAGATCCTTTTTCTTTTGGGGGGTTTTCTTTCCATGGTTGGACCACAAATTGAATTGAGATTCAAGCCCGCCTAATTTTGCTAATcaataatgaataattttaaggaACCCATACACAAGTTACTGTTTGGCAACCAGAAATCTGAAGCTGAAAATCCAAAAAATGCAAGAATTTCCCAATCTAATCATGATTCAAACAACTTCAGATGACATTAATTTCTCATGTATTACTATATCGAAACAAGCAAACATAAAATTTGTACAGAATCACAAACCAAAATATTTAAGAAACAAGTCAGGCAGAGAAGAATCCATTAGAAGCTGCAACACCAACTTGGGACTTGGGCTCCAAAATCCACTTGGGAATTTCAATATTCTCTTCGGCAACCCTAACCCTAACCTTGTCCTTGACATTCTGAGCCAAGAAAGAAACCCAATTCACAACCTCCATCTCTGAATCTGAAGCTTTAGATAGCTTTCTTGAATTCTTCACTCTCCTTTCGTACTCCTCAGCAACCAGAATTGCAATGTCAGCCATGGAAGAAATTTGCTCTGTTTTTTTAGTAAAAGGATGCAGTTAATGGATTGAAGATGAATGTAGAAAGTGGAGAAGAAAGGTATTTATAGGTTGAAGGACACGTAAACGGGCAGTTTCATTAGAATGGATAAGGATGAATGATAGTGCTTGTGAATTATTTTACcactctttttttaaaaaaaaaaagaataaataaaaaaatcattatattttttttaaatagaatttttGGTTTGCTGGTTTTGAACGTGGCAGATTACACGTTTGCATAATTGTTTTTGGACTGGGATGCCAACCCACCATTTTTAAATAATCGTAACCAACCcatctttaaataaataattaaataaaatcctCCTAATATCTAGAAATTAAATACCAGTACAGATTTaatattaatgatttttaaaatcCTCATCGAAAATATTTACTCTTATTtgtatgtgatttttttttaaaaaattaaaaggtggaaattaattaattaattagtaataaaatatttttaaatgaaaaaaaataaaagtcatGAGTACGTGTCATTGCAAAAGAGAAAGGGAAAAAGGTAAGCGGTTTTATGGAACCCAAACCATCAAACAAAACCGAAAGAACTGCTACAAGTGGATTCCATAGGTTGCGGTGTCGGCGGGCCGCTCCCCGATTTAGCCTTTAGCTACACTCTTTATGTACCAAAATTACATTTTAGTCCTTTTTTTTGGTAATCCCCATAACTttaaagatatatatttttttaatttttaggatATCATAGAAATTTATGCAAgagtaatttattttgtaatataatAATTCAAGAAGTGAAGATAGTATTGAATTACAAACTTCTAAAAAGTAGAATCTGCATAAGTTTTATAATACTatgattaaatttttgaaaattatagaaattataaaattattaaaattttaaattaagagaaagtaaattataaaattagaaaatttaacctctatttatttgtaaaaataaattatatttaaaaatatttttcataactaTAAAAGACTTTCAAAACCATCTACCCTGGAATAACATTTCAACAATAAATTTCTTTAATCTCTCACGTCACGCAGCAACAGGTggttcatttgaaaaaaaaaaaaaaaggttgatTTTAAGTGACCAAATCGAAAGTCCAAAAGAATTTTCAATACACATTGGACTTGACCTAACCCAGTCCAtttgttaattaaaattaaaaattaggagTTCCAACCTCtataaaagtaatttatatttaaaaaaataatttccatataatttaatttttcagaaatatttttttataaaaatattttcttaaaacaatttattatttaattataatattaaaaataaaatattaataagtttaaaaaatCGTTTAATTTTCTCttcgataaaaaaattattcttaatATTACAAACTGtgattgttttaaaaaaattattttttaggaaATAAAACACAATGAATAACCAAACGGAAAATTGAcgttatttttgtaatttttatatttttttaaaaaaatcattttaacttaaaaatcgaattaatcaatttattattgattttgattaatttttataatgcaCTGAACCCAGCTTTTTTATGTTTCCACTATTATTTGTTTACTTTCAGTCGGCGGATTCCTGTACTAGATAAAAGCTTGGAAGGATCACCACTGCAGTCGGTGCCACGAATCCGTCCAACCAAACAAAaacttgaaaaatattaaaagaaaatcaacAAAACAGACCTAATAAATAGGAAAATACCTCATCAGCGACCCGTGACCAGCCACCACCTGTGGGATTTTGACGTCTACCGCCACCTGCCGTCCACGCGAATCACACAGCAGCTGCGTTGGTGACTCACGACTGATGGTCCACTTAGGCTTTAGTCACTGCGAAAATTATTAGAGAAATGGGATTTCTAAACTAATAATTTCCAAGAGTGAATGGATTCCAGTCCAAGTACATATATGCAAATGGTCGCTTCACATGGCTGCATATTTCAATGTTGGGAATAGTTGCTGTGTCCCAAGAATTCCATAGCAAGCACGCTACATGCTACAACTTCAAACAGAAAGAGATGATCACATAGCGACGAAACATGAGGCAAGATCTTATAGTATGTCTACTGTATAGGGCTTGCTCACATGATATGCTCCCAACCATTGTCATTGCTGCCTAACACTATGTTTCTTGGATAACATAATTGAATCATTTTTTGTCCTCATCTTATTTTTGTTTATGCATATCATGTGACTTCATTGCTAAACTAAGAATTTAGATCCCTTTATATTCTTTCTTTAAAGGATAATTAAAGTGTGTATATGTGCACACGAGCATGCGTGTGGGAGGATAATTGGAATCTTTGTGCATTTCTATAATGTCAAAGATGGGTTCAAGCTATGTTACAGAGGGTTCAAGTAAGCAATTTGCCTAATGAATTTCTCTGGCCAAGGATAATCAAGTCTCATAATAGATGAAAAGCGAAAAAAAATACTTGCTCAATTCAGTACGAATTGGGACTTATTGCcacaaaaatcaaaatcaaaacttACAGGCGATTTGCCCACAAAGTTAATTTGGGGTACCTTGCCCTTTGATGACAAGTTCAGAGGCAAATTGAGAAAGAATAACAGCgtaaaaatattgaattgagCATTGCCAAAACAGTAACAGGTTATCCAGTAcattaagaagaaaaaaatggaATAAATAGTTAAAGAAACATGTCAGAAATATTTGACAACACATTGCATGCAAGGTTAATCCAAACAAATATAGTACAAAATGATGTTCTGTTCTTTCTTCTGTaatagattaaaatttaaaagcatggaagagaaaatgagacatctttatttagttatttttcaGAACACCTTGTTTCAGCTTTCTTTACTCATCAGACCATTGTAACAATACCAGGAGCTTTTCACAAATTGTCCTGTACAGATTTGTAATGATAATTTgaacaaaaatattttcttacctAGTAACTGCACCAAGCATTTCGTAATAAATGAAGTTTAGAGGTCCGTAGTATAGTCTAACCTCCCAAAATAGAGAAACAGTCAATCTCTAAAGTATGCTATTACTGTGATCAATTGTATCTCGTCTTTACTCATAGGAGACCCAGAACTTGCAAATGCTGAACATGTTCAGGTGGGAGAGGTGGAGGAGACCAATCAGATCCCATCGTCTCGCTATCAACATCCTCAACCACATATTCCTGAAggaagaattaaaaaataaaataaaatgaaaaactcAAACCAAGTTATAATATTTAGTGAAATAAAATTTGCTCATGTGTCAAAGATTAAGGCCCTGTTTGGCAATTTTTAAGGAAGTATTTAGTGCTTTGACGTATTTAGAGATAAGCTGAGTAAATTATGAAAAGTTACTTCTTTTTAACTTTTGGCTTGGCTAACCACTATCGTAacaactaccaactactaaaatagtagctattaaaataattatcaactaCTAAAACAACCAACAACTAATCTTACACCTAAGCCTAAAATGTGACACACCAACCAGCAACAAATGTTGTGATGTGAAAACAAAGTGAATAAGAGATATTTCAAATCAGGAATACCAACCAACTTTTAATCAGTAACATAATGCCATGAAAAAATCGAGTGCAGAAAGATCTTTGGCCCTTatgagatctaaacataaacAGTTTAGACACTCACTTTTGTTAGCATCCTTTTTGTTAGTATGTGATAATGCCGTTGCCAAATTCGCTGTCCCACCATCGTAGCTACTAAAACACTATAGAATATGCCAATCACTGTAAAGAGTCCAACCACAATCAAAGCCATTACAAATAACAATGGTAGCCCTGCTTCACCAGCACCTCCTAAGCAACCACATTCACCAGCTGCACTTGCACAGCTTTCACAGCAAGTGGTACAGTCAGTCCACATACAAAGAGTGCCAGGTAGATGGCAGTCTGCACACAATctgcaaaaaaaagaaaaccaaaTGGATAACCAGAATTATCAATAGGTCTACTCAGTGAATCCAATAGCCACAGCTTAAAAGACGAAAAGGAACTCCAAGAGCAAGTATGACTTATTCATTGAATATCCAGGCAATTCTTTTGCAGtatcattttattatttgcaCAATATTCCAGTACAAGTCAGCACCAAGGCAAGAGAGGCAGTGTGATTCGTGATGATCATCCTCTCTATTCATCATTTACAACACAGgagggagaagagaaagaaggcTGACCCAACTTAGGCAGAAAATTTGGTTGCATAATGCAAAAAGTAAGGACATTAAAATTTTAGCTTTCAAAGACAGGACTCAAAATTACTAGAAAAAACCTCCATCCTTTCCATTGCTCAAAcaggattaaaaaaaaaaggcaagaaaAAACATCAGAAACCTCAATTCAATGGATGAGAGTTCTAGAAAGTACAAGAAATGCATGATAGTGACAATAGCATTCACAATGATAAGGAAAACATGTACTCCACAAAAGGCCTCTTAATTTCAAACTCACAGAAAAGGAGGAACTGGTTATATGCTCCCTTTATGGGCAGAGTTTGTAACAAATGTTTCACGGTAAAAACAATTCAATTAATGATTTTAAGATTCTTCAATACTGGGAAGGCTTTCTGAATTCGTCATTCCTTCCATCAATATTGCAGACACAATAAGGAACTAAACTCTCAACTTATGTACGATACTCATAGTTTATCGAGGAAAAAGCAGTTTAAATGCTCCAAAAATAAACAAGCCACAAGAAACGAACAAATAAAACTTTATCATTCTCATAACTCCTGTAAGAATCAAACCATAATCAACTATGTCATATGCATCAGCTTCTAAAATAACAAATAGTAGATATATACCCAGGCTGACAGCAACAGAAACATAATTCTCGACAAGGCTGAGTCAAATCACTGCGAACCCTCTGATCATAACAAGTAATGAAGCACCCAGATAGCCCTAGCAAAGCAAAAAAAAGCAGCGATCCTGCACAGCaacacatttacataaagatgcCAACCACATATTCTAGCATAAAGTACAACAGATTAGCACGTGAATCCTAAAAGTACAATGGTTAATTCTGTTTTATCTTCATGTAGATTACAACATCAATAAGAAATTTTGAGCTCAGAGAGCAACATAAGCAGTCCAATCCACTGATCAAATAAAACTTGAAAAAAGCTATAGCAACAAGGTAAAGCGGAACAAACATCCACCAAAAATAATCGGCAGCTGCAGTCAGATCAATGTGAGATAAAATGGGGAAGTACAGATAGAATGCTATGTGGCAACAAAGTTTCTGTTAGACCGAAAGGCAATCCATAGAATATGCATCTAAAATTAAGCCTAGTATACCCTATACTTGTGTATTTGGCagtacaaaaaataaaatctccatAAAATTAGTGTAGCTGAAAAGAATAGAGATGGATTTGTGGCAAGACAAGAAAGGACCAAAAGAGGAAACAAGTACATGTAAAGAAAGCTGGAAGCATCACCGATTCAAAATATGAAAGATAGCTACTTGAGTACAAGTTGAGTTGCAGTCTATCTGAAATAGCATAGCCATATCTAACATAGATATGTCAATGCATCACTGGAAAAGCAAATTCACACAGAATTACAGAAGTGCAAAAGAAAATATGATACTATACAAACAGAAGCTGTATAGTATGCTATAAAAGAAGCTATAAAAGAATGGAATGGAAGATTTTGAAGAAGCTATTAAACAAGTTGATGATCGTGAGCAAAAAAAGCTTGAGGAATTACCCTAGAAAAAGAAGATAATAAGCCATGGAGACAACAATGAAACTTACAGATTTAACTCTCTTTTTTTTGTTCCTTGTGGATTAAGAGCCTTTTGTCTGTAATAGTGACAAAAATTCAAATCACAAAAATAGCTGCCCCTTTATGTGATAAGATGATTATTTTGGGAGGTAATGTACAAAGTTCTAATGAAGTTCAGATGAAAAAATTAAGGCATTTTTCTGAATCATTAAAATGCAAAGACAAGATCATTAAAGTTCCATGTGGACAAGTCTTTTACTGAAAAGACCTAAATCTcccaaaataaaaatgaatggtTCCAGAAACCACATGTATGCATTGAGAAGCATTAAGATAACTATTAGTTCGAGTTCTTGAGATTTACCACATATGTAATAGAAACTAAGCTCATTATCAAAGCCCCACGCGTGTCGAAGCCAAGAATGCTGATAACTATCAATTAAATACACCAAATATCCAAGTGAAGCAATAACCTGCACACAATAAACATAAAGAACACAATCAATTCTTTAAacagagaaaagagaaaaaaaaaagggtgggGATGGGAGGTAGCAAACAACATAGCAAACAAAGTacaatgtaaaaataaataaattagggaaatagaataaaaaacaaaatatattaGGAAACGCTGACTTACAAGCTGGACAGCCAAAAATATAAATGCTATGTCTCTAGTCACGAAGAATCGCAATTTCAGAGTTCGCCATTTCCTATCTGCATCAACATGAACTCTTAAATGGTAAGGGGCCTTGCAGGTTGTGCAATGAACAAATGCAAACCCTTCCTacaaaagcaaaagagaaataATTGCCAAAAATAAAGCTACAAGTAAATGGGCATGCATGTCAAATTATGCAAAATTATGGCAAAAGCACAAGTTTTTTTCTTCATCAACCATCAGTTGCTTGTCAGTATACACTACAAAAAATGCACAAACCAAATGGCTTCAACTAAAACAATATAGTTCTACAAACATATCCAAGACAATCCACATACTGCCTCCAGATggccaaattaaaaaattgtataaACAATAATACATGCAGTTCAGCCATATGAAGTGGATGATGACAGTGTGTCCATATCAAGTATCGATAGGAGGTCTGCTCTAAAAGAAGTTAAGGCTGCCAAGATCATACTAATCagttaatcagaaaaaaaaatgcatttaACATGAACATAAGATATATTGCACAGCAAACATAATGAATGCAATATTAAAGTACACAAACAAATTTCAGTTCAATTGCGTCTTACACAgacattttatttcaaatattatCCAAGAAGATCGTCCTAATAATTAAGGAAAAACTTTGATCAACACCGTTTGACTGATAATTGGCCTCTCAAGAGTGCTTCAGTCAGACCACAAGTAGACCCACATCACAAATTGCAGTTGCATGAGCAACATTGGGTCATCTGTAACATGGTAAACCTATATCACTAAGCCCATATAAGAAATGATAGTTACTAATTTAGCAATCAGGAATCGAGAATAAAGAAAATGAAGGTGGCAATGATACCTTCGCAGCTCGCCAATGGTCCAAACATTCCCTATGGACATATTTTGATGTTCCTTTGCATTTGCATGGAGCAATGAAATCCCTACCTAAGTGGACAAAAGGTATGAAATAAATGGGATCAGTAAAAAATGTTCAGCTGAACTCAAACATGCACATAATAGAGCATGTTAAAGAAAGGGCAAAAAGCTAACAAATCTGATCGTCTTCTTTAGATAAAACCAATCCATTAAAGCTCTTATGCAGACCAATAAGACTTGAGTACTGAGACGCGAAGAAAAATGACAAACAAAACAGCAAAAGCTTCAGAGTCAAGTCGCATCATTGCTCTCAATTTCCAACTGTTGCAGTTACCGCCAATCGCGTATAGACAATAATGACAATACTAGTaactttttttttggaaaaaaaaaagagcaaaatTTCAGAAAAGAACAAATTCAGCCCAAAAGAACAACTTTAACAAATTGCTGACAAAAAAAATCCACATTTTCAGCAGTCCAGGCAAAAACACGTTCAATATACATCCAAATGAGTACAATTCAAACGAGTGATACTTCGTCCGATTCCCCACAAATGACAATAAGGCGTTAGAAATCGTGAAATCTAGGAAAAAACGAGAGGCTTTGGGATTTGGGGAGAGAAGGACAAAAATTACCGTCAGTTTCAAGGCAAATTCGGCATTGAGTTTGCTCCCCAGGACCGGCCTCCAGGTCGATCTCGCTGGTTTCGGTGATCGGAGAGGGAGGGATTAAAG
This genomic interval from Manihot esculenta cultivar AM560-2 chromosome 12, M.esculenta_v8, whole genome shotgun sequence contains the following:
- the LOC110628552 gene encoding uncharacterized protein LOC110628552, which gives rise to MADIAILVAEEYERRVKNSRKLSKASDSEMEVVNWVSFLAQNVKDKVRVRVAEENIEIPKWILEPKSQVGVAASNGFFSA
- the LOC110628551 gene encoding uncharacterized protein LOC110628551, with protein sequence MADDSGSSPLIPPSPITETSEIDLEAGPGEQTQCRICLETDGRDFIAPCKCKGTSKYVHRECLDHWRAAKEGFAFVHCTTCKAPYHLRVHVDADRKWRTLKLRFFVTRDIAFIFLAVQLVIASLGYLVYLIDSYQHSWLRHAWGFDNELSFYYICGSLLFFALLGLSGCFITCYDQRVRSDLTQPCRELCFCCCQPGLCADCHLPGTLCMWTDCTTCCESCASAAGECGCLGGAGEAGLPLLFVMALIVVGLFTVIGIFYSVLVATMVGQRIWQRHYHILTKRMLTKEYVVEDVDSETMGSDWSPPPLPPEHVQHLQVLGLL